In a genomic window of Ralstonia insidiosa:
- a CDS encoding dihydroorotase: MKHADLIVRSGTLVTPGGLHVGDVVCRAGRIVALNAQGWAVDESIDARGLHVLPGVIDSQVHFREPGLTHKENLEAGTRGAVLGGVTAMFEMPNTHPLTLSAQDLQDKCERARGRAWCDYAFYMGGAAANVDQLPELERLPACAGVKVFMGSSFGDLLVDDATVLRRILRKGRRRLAVHAEDEARLRERRALVEHSADVRDHPVWRDAESALLATQRVVKLAMEAQRRLHILHVSTAEEMAFLARHKASASISVEVTPHHLSLVAPECYERLGTLAQMNPPVRDARHQAALWQAVSNGVVDVLGSDHAPHTLDEKARPYPSSPSGMTGVQTLLPIMLDHVNAGRLSLQRLVDLTSAGPARIFGIEAKGHLSIGYDADLTLVDLKARREITHGWIASVSGWTPYDGLRVTGWPIATVVRGRLVVREGVVVGQPVGQPVRFAETAP, encoded by the coding sequence ATGAAGCACGCTGATCTGATCGTTCGCAGCGGCACGCTCGTGACGCCGGGCGGGCTGCATGTGGGCGATGTCGTCTGCCGCGCTGGACGCATCGTTGCGCTCAATGCGCAAGGCTGGGCGGTTGACGAGTCCATCGATGCCCGGGGCTTGCACGTGCTGCCGGGGGTGATTGATAGCCAAGTGCATTTTCGCGAGCCCGGCCTCACGCACAAAGAGAACCTGGAAGCAGGCACGCGTGGCGCCGTGCTGGGCGGCGTGACGGCCATGTTCGAGATGCCCAACACGCATCCGCTCACGCTCAGCGCGCAGGATCTGCAAGACAAATGCGAGCGGGCCCGTGGCCGCGCGTGGTGCGACTACGCCTTCTACATGGGCGGGGCTGCTGCCAATGTGGATCAGTTGCCGGAGCTGGAGAGGTTGCCGGCCTGTGCAGGCGTCAAGGTCTTCATGGGAAGCTCCTTCGGTGATCTGCTGGTCGACGATGCGACGGTGCTGCGCCGCATCCTGCGCAAGGGGCGTCGCCGCCTGGCGGTGCATGCCGAAGACGAAGCCCGGCTGCGCGAGCGGCGCGCCCTGGTCGAGCACTCTGCTGATGTGCGCGACCACCCTGTCTGGCGCGATGCCGAGAGCGCGCTCTTGGCGACGCAGCGCGTGGTAAAGCTGGCCATGGAGGCGCAGCGCCGTCTGCACATCCTGCATGTATCGACCGCCGAAGAGATGGCATTCCTGGCGCGGCATAAGGCCAGTGCCAGCATCAGCGTTGAAGTCACGCCGCATCATCTGAGCCTGGTCGCGCCCGAGTGTTACGAGCGTCTTGGCACGCTGGCCCAGATGAATCCGCCCGTGCGCGACGCTCGCCATCAGGCGGCGCTGTGGCAGGCCGTCAGCAATGGTGTTGTGGATGTACTCGGCAGCGACCACGCACCCCATACGCTGGATGAGAAGGCCCGGCCGTATCCATCATCACCGAGTGGCATGACGGGGGTGCAGACACTGTTGCCGATCATGCTGGATCACGTCAACGCCGGACGGCTCAGCCTGCAACGGCTGGTGGACCTGACCAGTGCCGGGCCCGCGCGCATCTTCGGCATTGAAGCCAAGGGGCACCTGTCGATCGGGTACGACGCTGATCTGACGCTGGTCGACCTGAAAGCGCGGCGCGAGATCACGCATGGCTGGATTGCCAGTGTGTCGGGTTGGACGCCGTACGACGGCCTGCGCGTAACAGGTTGGCCTATCGCCACTGTCGTGCGCGGTAGGCTCGTGGTGAGAGAAGGGGT